A window of the Pseudomonas sp. B21_DOA genome harbors these coding sequences:
- a CDS encoding response regulator — MEQQTWQVLIVEDDQRLAELTRDYLQANGLRVEIEGNGALAAARIIREQPDLVILDLMLPGEDGLSICRKVRSQYDGPILMLTARTDDADQIHGLDLGADDYVCKPVRPRLLLARIQALLRRSDTPEPAAEKSRRLQFGPLVVDNALREAWLSDNGIELTSAEFDLLWLLVSNAGRILSREEIFTALRGIGYDGQDRSIDVRISRIRPKIGDDPDHPRLIKTIRSKGYLFVPEACADLAL; from the coding sequence GTGGAGCAACAAACCTGGCAGGTATTGATTGTCGAGGATGACCAGCGACTGGCCGAGCTCACCCGTGACTACCTGCAAGCCAATGGCCTGCGCGTGGAGATCGAAGGCAACGGTGCGCTGGCGGCGGCGCGGATCATCAGGGAGCAGCCGGATCTGGTGATCCTCGATCTGATGCTGCCCGGCGAGGATGGCCTGAGCATCTGCCGCAAGGTGCGCAGCCAGTACGACGGGCCGATCCTGATGCTCACCGCGCGCACCGATGACGCTGATCAGATCCACGGCCTCGACCTTGGTGCCGACGACTATGTCTGCAAACCGGTGCGCCCGCGTTTGTTGCTGGCGCGGATCCAGGCGTTGCTGCGACGCAGTGACACACCGGAACCGGCCGCGGAAAAATCCCGTCGCCTGCAATTCGGCCCGCTGGTGGTCGACAACGCGTTGCGTGAAGCCTGGCTGAGCGACAACGGCATCGAGCTGACCAGCGCCGAGTTCGACCTGCTCTGGCTGCTGGTCTCCAACGCCGGGCGGATTCTTTCCCGCGAAGAAATCTTCACCGCATTGCGCGGCATCGGCTATGACGGCCAGGACCGCTCGATCGACGTGCGCATCTCACGCATCCGTCCGAAAATCGGCGACGACCCCGATCATCCGCGTCTGATCAAGACCATTCGCAGCAAAGGCTACCTGTTCGTCCCTGAAGCCTGCGCAGACCTGGCGCTGTGA